The following proteins come from a genomic window of Leptospira bandrabouensis:
- a CDS encoding sigma 54-interacting transcriptional regulator: MSVKQDISGTLRKIQKEIQQLPNITDRLNFILDMTLTLFGASTGSISIMDQEEKVLTIVAAKGMDWEKKIAAKLPFNLGVTGRAASTREIIYVPDVTLDKDYVKLIETVRSELAIPLLTRDSTVGVLNLESDKVNFFSSDIINQATLFASQLTIVILEERIAKEAFEKSKREEDPVEEILGYDPSILFLKHRIRQVGPSDTSVMIIGEEGAGKKLVAKALHYISQRKNGPFLTVDCSGLSYELLEAELFGSQSGKIFNPGKLEQTNGGSLYIESIGDLPTNLQTRLFHTLRDKTMPNPSTKKKDEVLNIRIFTGSKRDLLEDIQKETFSMDLYYRLAEVPLRVPPLRERRGDVPLLAHHFLYQYNKQYGRNKTFSTEALKALTGMPWSGNVRQLQSVIQYAVLVPPESVLEPHSFLQDGKRESEVSPKVQNFGVGTEILSPSENLSLNIAIEKLEAIWIKEAFQRVSTQEEAAKLLGISRGSLQYKIKNNQFLDGFNS, from the coding sequence ATGTCTGTAAAACAGGATATTTCCGGTACTCTAAGGAAAATCCAAAAAGAAATTCAACAACTTCCGAATATTACGGATCGATTGAATTTCATTTTGGATATGACTCTGACTTTGTTTGGAGCTTCTACCGGTAGTATTTCGATTATGGACCAGGAAGAAAAAGTCCTCACCATTGTGGCCGCAAAAGGGATGGATTGGGAGAAAAAAATTGCTGCCAAACTTCCATTCAACTTGGGTGTTACGGGTCGCGCGGCTTCCACTAGAGAAATTATCTATGTTCCCGATGTAACTTTAGATAAAGACTATGTAAAACTCATTGAAACGGTTCGTTCGGAACTTGCCATCCCTCTGTTAACAAGAGATTCGACAGTTGGAGTTTTAAACTTAGAATCGGATAAGGTAAATTTTTTCTCATCCGATATCATTAACCAAGCCACACTATTTGCTTCTCAATTAACAATTGTTATTTTGGAAGAACGAATAGCCAAAGAAGCTTTTGAAAAATCCAAAAGAGAAGAAGATCCTGTTGAAGAAATTCTTGGTTATGATCCGAGTATTTTATTTTTAAAACATAGGATTCGTCAAGTGGGGCCCTCCGATACTTCGGTGATGATCATTGGAGAAGAAGGGGCTGGTAAAAAACTAGTCGCCAAAGCCTTACATTATATTTCTCAAAGAAAAAATGGTCCTTTCCTGACTGTAGATTGTTCGGGACTTAGTTATGAATTATTGGAAGCTGAGTTATTTGGATCCCAAAGTGGAAAAATTTTTAATCCAGGAAAATTGGAACAAACCAACGGGGGTTCCTTATACATTGAATCCATTGGGGATTTACCAACCAATTTACAAACAAGGCTCTTTCATACCTTAAGGGATAAAACGATGCCGAATCCTTCGACCAAAAAGAAGGACGAAGTTTTAAATATTCGGATTTTTACAGGTAGCAAAAGAGATTTATTAGAAGATATCCAAAAAGAAACTTTTTCTATGGACTTGTATTACCGCCTAGCGGAGGTTCCATTGCGTGTGCCTCCACTTCGAGAAAGAAGAGGAGATGTTCCTCTTTTGGCACATCACTTTTTATACCAATATAACAAACAGTATGGAAGGAATAAAACTTTTTCAACAGAAGCATTAAAAGCACTTACAGGAATGCCTTGGAGTGGGAATGTTAGACAATTACAAAGTGTGATTCAATATGCGGTTCTTGTCCCACCGGAATCGGTTTTGGAACCTCATTCATTTCTGCAAGATGGGAAAAGGGAATCGGAAGTTTCACCCAAAGTTCAAAATTTTGGAGTAGGAACAGAGATACTTTCTCCTTCTGAAAATCTTTCTCTCAATATAGCCATTGAAAAGTTAGAGGCTATTTGGATCAAAGAGGCCTTCCAACGTGTCTCCACACAGGAAGAAGCAGCCAAACTTTTGGGAATTAGCCGTGGTTCTTTACAGTATAAGATTAAAAATAACCAATTTCTGGACGGATTCAACTCCTAA
- the prfB gene encoding peptide chain release factor 2, whose translation MDRSLKDLKKQTSEMIETFQSYWTAQNFQEDYDRLSSLIEKANDPKLWDSPDQAKTVTQKRNELQLKLDPWLDLKKELLDFPDLIELTSEEMGEAGLKSLNDDFDRMFETFENLQMLDALAGKDDGKAAFINIHPGAGGTESQDWADMLLRMYTRFCEQKGYRAELVDYQPGETAGIKNATLYIQGDHPFGYLKCESGVHRLVRISPFDSNKRRHTSFASVYVTPEVDDDIQVNIEEKDLRVDVYRSSGAGGQHVNTTDSAVRITHIPTGVVVSCQMERSQIKNRDTAMKMLRARLYEMEKQKAEEENAKKAGEKRDISWGSQIRSYVFHPYNLVKDHRTDFETGNVHAVMDGDLEDFIIAYLKYLTNQKANAKV comes from the coding sequence ATGGATAGATCACTTAAAGACTTAAAAAAACAAACATCAGAAATGATTGAGACTTTCCAATCCTATTGGACGGCACAAAATTTCCAAGAAGACTATGACCGTTTATCCTCACTCATTGAAAAAGCAAACGATCCCAAGTTATGGGATTCACCTGACCAAGCAAAAACAGTCACTCAAAAACGAAACGAGTTACAACTGAAGTTAGATCCTTGGTTGGATTTAAAAAAGGAACTTCTCGATTTTCCTGATTTGATTGAACTCACATCCGAAGAAATGGGTGAGGCAGGTTTAAAATCATTAAACGATGATTTTGATCGCATGTTTGAAACATTCGAAAACTTGCAAATGTTAGATGCCCTTGCCGGCAAAGATGATGGCAAAGCTGCTTTTATCAATATCCATCCAGGGGCTGGTGGAACAGAATCCCAAGACTGGGCAGATATGTTACTGCGAATGTACACAAGGTTTTGTGAACAAAAAGGGTATCGTGCGGAACTTGTGGATTACCAACCAGGCGAAACTGCAGGTATCAAAAATGCTACGTTATACATCCAAGGGGACCATCCCTTTGGTTATTTAAAATGTGAATCCGGAGTCCATAGACTTGTTCGGATCTCTCCTTTTGATTCTAATAAAAGACGACATACATCCTTTGCTTCTGTCTATGTAACACCGGAAGTCGATGATGACATCCAAGTGAACATTGAAGAAAAAGACCTTCGTGTGGATGTGTATCGTTCTTCTGGTGCTGGGGGACAGCACGTCAACACAACAGACTCTGCTGTGCGAATCACACATATCCCTACAGGTGTTGTGGTCTCATGCCAGATGGAACGGTCCCAAATCAAAAACCGTGACACGGCGATGAAGATGCTTCGTGCTCGTTTGTATGAAATGGAAAAACAAAAAGCGGAAGAAGAAAACGCTAAAAAAGCGGGTGAAAAACGTGATATCTCTTGGGGATCGCAAATTCGAAGTTATGTGTTCCATCCATACAATTTGGTAAAAGACCATAGAACCGATTTTGAAACTGGAAACGTCCACGCAGTGATGGATGGAGACTTAGAAGATTTTATCATTGCTTACTTAAAATACCTGACAAACCAAAAGGCAAACGCAAAAGTATAA
- the purD gene encoding phosphoribosylamine--glycine ligase, translated as MDHKFKVLLIGSGGREHALADAISKSKSLESLKVFPGNGGFAKDLLLDANDISITDKSKFFDYLKSSGTNLVVVGPEDPLVNGLSDWCAEIGIPCFGPSAYCAQVEGSKHFAKEMMKRAKVPTASFAVFTDHESAWSYAQKEMLPLVVKADGLAAGKGVTVAFEMKEVKQALDEIFLESKFGESGNKVVLESFLEGEEASLFVITDGERYMCLPAAQDHKRAYDGDIGPNTGGMGAYAPAPIVTDVVLSKVKELVIEPMLAEFRNSGHPYKGLLYVGLMITKEGNPNVVEFNCRFGDPETQCVLRLLDEDILPIFYASAVGNLPERNLKLKEGSSAIVVLAAKGYPDAPQKGMPLEIPPNEGNVVVYHAGTKSQENQILANGGRILGITSFGNSLKDAIYDCYAFLGKIKAPDTFYRKDIGRRAL; from the coding sequence TTGGATCATAAATTTAAAGTTTTACTCATTGGAAGTGGCGGAAGAGAACATGCGTTAGCGGATGCTATCTCTAAATCAAAATCATTGGAATCTCTTAAGGTGTTTCCTGGGAACGGTGGTTTTGCAAAAGATTTATTATTGGATGCAAATGATATATCCATCACTGATAAATCCAAATTTTTTGATTATCTAAAATCTTCAGGAACCAACCTTGTTGTCGTTGGCCCAGAAGATCCTCTTGTCAATGGACTCTCTGATTGGTGTGCTGAAATAGGTATCCCTTGTTTTGGACCTTCTGCTTATTGCGCGCAAGTGGAAGGAAGTAAACACTTTGCCAAAGAAATGATGAAACGTGCCAAAGTTCCTACTGCCTCCTTTGCTGTATTTACAGATCATGAATCTGCTTGGAGTTATGCCCAAAAAGAAATGTTACCCTTGGTTGTCAAAGCGGATGGCCTTGCTGCTGGAAAGGGTGTCACTGTTGCTTTCGAAATGAAGGAAGTAAAACAAGCATTAGATGAAATATTTTTAGAATCAAAGTTTGGGGAAAGTGGGAACAAGGTAGTTTTGGAATCCTTTTTAGAAGGCGAAGAAGCATCTCTCTTTGTCATCACTGACGGAGAAAGGTATATGTGCCTTCCTGCGGCCCAAGACCACAAACGAGCTTATGATGGAGACATTGGTCCAAACACAGGGGGGATGGGTGCTTATGCACCAGCACCGATTGTGACAGATGTTGTTCTATCTAAAGTTAAGGAACTCGTCATTGAACCAATGTTAGCTGAATTTCGCAATTCGGGCCATCCTTATAAAGGACTACTTTATGTTGGTCTTATGATTACCAAAGAAGGAAACCCCAATGTAGTGGAGTTTAATTGTCGTTTCGGAGATCCAGAAACGCAATGTGTACTTCGTTTGTTGGATGAAGATATTTTACCTATATTTTATGCTTCAGCGGTAGGAAATCTCCCTGAGAGAAATCTAAAACTAAAAGAAGGATCCTCTGCCATTGTGGTGCTTGCAGCGAAAGGATATCCGGACGCCCCACAAAAAGGGATGCCTCTGGAGATCCCACCAAACGAAGGGAATGTGGTGGTTTACCATGCGGGAACGAAAAGCCAAGAAAACCAAATTTTGGCAAATGGTGGACGAATTCTCGGAATCACTTCTTTTGGAAATTCTCTAAAAGATGCCATTTATGATTGTTATGCGTTTTTAGGGAAAATCAAAGCACCAGATACATTTTATAGAAAAGACATAGGAAGGCGTGCTCTCTAA
- a CDS encoding valine--tRNA ligase codes for MKSQLPDRYDPESVEPKWIKTWEEKKTFAPDSSRKETFSIVIPPPNVTGNLHIGHALNHTIQDIIIRIERKKGKNVVWVPGMDHAGIATQVVVERELGKEGKSRTDFTREGFIEKVWEWKAHSGGMIAKQQRLLGESVDWSRERFTFDEGLSKAVIKVFRSLYDEGLIYRGERIINWCPVTKTAISDIEVEYKEKQGKLYHIKYPKAEFKSKDPKTLTKGEYIVVATTRPETMFGDVAVCAHPDDARYTDLKDKFVFLPIAGKEIPVLFDSFVDKEFGSGLVKITPAHDINDYEAGLRLKLTPINIMNLDGTLNEHTGKYNGLDRFEARKRVVEELEANGYIEKIETHIHSVGHNQRGGAVIEPLLSTQWFVKIESLAKPAIEVVKSGKVQFQPKMWEKTYFEWMENIRDWCISRQLWWGHRIPAYYAPNGEMVVAESVEEAVSLFSKKGISVTKETIKQDEDVLDTWFSSGLWPFTVFGWPENSEELKQYYPTSVLVTGFDIIFFWVARMIMNGLKFMGDVPFQKVLIHGLVRDKDGKKFSKSLGNVVDPLDMMTKYGTDSFRFFLAAVLPEGKDILFDESRLDGYRSFCNKIWNSSRFIFMNLPEEFEAKEPELNSLEDTDLWILNEFDRMLSKYEKAYSGYLFFEMANAVYDFVWGSFCDWYLELTKARVYGNVTPESQEKARFVLVSILKKSLGLLHPFMPFITEEIHSLLETTELAKTEFPKPYGVSDSAPAVVRMELVREIITKIRNMRAELGVKPEKKCKVIIKCGHKELKEMMEREIKSILQLSKAESLEFLDSYEAKNTDSVGAFSIGEIFLPLEGIFDFEKEKQRLEKEKKQIQLEMEKLENKINNPSFLEKAKPDVVEKEREKYNTWKEKLESTVRALEKIGS; via the coding sequence ATGAAATCACAGCTACCTGACCGTTACGATCCCGAATCTGTAGAGCCCAAATGGATAAAAACCTGGGAAGAAAAAAAAACCTTCGCGCCTGACTCTTCTCGCAAAGAAACATTTTCGATCGTCATCCCTCCACCAAATGTTACAGGGAATTTACACATTGGTCATGCACTCAATCATACCATCCAAGACATCATCATTCGTATCGAACGTAAAAAAGGTAAAAATGTAGTTTGGGTTCCTGGAATGGATCACGCTGGAATCGCAACACAAGTGGTTGTGGAACGTGAGTTAGGAAAAGAAGGAAAGTCTCGAACTGATTTTACTCGCGAAGGATTTATTGAAAAAGTTTGGGAATGGAAAGCACACTCCGGTGGAATGATTGCCAAGCAACAACGGTTACTCGGTGAATCGGTAGATTGGTCACGCGAACGATTTACGTTTGATGAAGGTCTTTCCAAAGCAGTCATTAAAGTATTTCGTAGTTTGTATGATGAAGGATTGATTTACCGCGGTGAACGGATCATCAATTGGTGTCCTGTCACGAAAACTGCAATTTCAGACATTGAAGTAGAGTATAAAGAAAAACAAGGCAAACTCTATCATATCAAATATCCAAAAGCAGAATTTAAATCGAAAGATCCAAAAACCCTTACCAAAGGGGAATACATCGTTGTCGCAACCACAAGACCCGAAACCATGTTTGGTGACGTGGCAGTTTGTGCCCACCCAGATGATGCACGTTATACGGATTTAAAAGATAAGTTTGTATTTTTACCAATTGCGGGTAAAGAAATCCCCGTTTTGTTTGATTCCTTTGTAGATAAAGAATTTGGATCGGGGCTTGTGAAAATCACTCCGGCCCATGACATCAATGACTATGAAGCGGGACTTCGTTTGAAACTCACTCCAATCAACATTATGAACTTGGATGGGACTCTCAACGAACATACAGGTAAATACAATGGACTCGACCGGTTCGAAGCTCGCAAACGAGTTGTGGAAGAGTTAGAAGCCAATGGTTATATTGAAAAAATAGAAACCCATATCCATAGTGTGGGTCACAACCAAAGAGGTGGTGCGGTCATCGAACCGTTGTTATCGACTCAATGGTTTGTAAAAATTGAATCTCTTGCAAAACCAGCTATTGAAGTTGTGAAATCAGGAAAGGTGCAATTCCAACCAAAAATGTGGGAAAAAACATACTTTGAGTGGATGGAAAATATCCGCGATTGGTGTATTTCTCGCCAACTATGGTGGGGTCATAGAATTCCTGCGTATTATGCACCAAACGGTGAGATGGTGGTGGCTGAATCCGTCGAAGAAGCGGTATCTTTATTTTCTAAAAAAGGAATTTCAGTAACCAAAGAGACCATCAAACAAGATGAAGACGTTCTGGATACTTGGTTCTCTTCCGGGCTTTGGCCTTTCACGGTTTTTGGTTGGCCTGAAAATTCGGAAGAACTCAAACAATACTATCCTACTTCCGTACTCGTGACTGGATTTGATATCATCTTCTTCTGGGTGGCACGGATGATTATGAACGGTCTCAAATTTATGGGGGATGTTCCTTTTCAAAAGGTTCTCATTCATGGCCTTGTTCGTGATAAAGATGGTAAGAAGTTTAGTAAGTCCCTTGGAAACGTAGTCGATCCTTTGGACATGATGACTAAATACGGAACCGATTCGTTTCGATTTTTTCTCGCAGCCGTTTTACCAGAAGGAAAGGACATTCTTTTCGACGAATCGCGGTTAGATGGTTATAGATCTTTTTGTAATAAAATTTGGAACTCAAGCCGGTTTATTTTTATGAACCTACCGGAAGAGTTCGAGGCTAAAGAACCAGAACTTAATTCTTTAGAAGATACTGACCTTTGGATTTTGAATGAGTTTGATCGGATGCTTAGTAAGTATGAAAAAGCTTATTCCGGTTATCTATTTTTCGAAATGGCAAATGCTGTTTATGATTTTGTTTGGGGATCGTTCTGTGATTGGTATTTGGAATTAACCAAAGCTCGTGTGTATGGAAATGTAACTCCCGAATCACAAGAGAAAGCGCGGTTTGTTCTTGTCAGTATATTAAAAAAATCACTCGGACTTCTCCATCCGTTTATGCCTTTCATTACGGAAGAAATTCATTCCTTACTTGAGACTACCGAACTTGCAAAAACTGAATTTCCAAAACCGTATGGAGTTTCTGATTCCGCACCAGCTGTGGTTCGAATGGAACTGGTGCGAGAGATCATCACAAAGATCCGAAACATGCGCGCAGAACTCGGAGTTAAACCTGAGAAAAAATGTAAGGTTATCATCAAGTGCGGCCATAAAGAATTAAAAGAAATGATGGAACGAGAAATTAAATCCATCCTTCAACTTTCTAAAGCAGAGAGTTTGGAATTTTTAGATTCTTATGAAGCAAAAAATACAGATTCCGTAGGTGCTTTTTCGATTGGAGAAATTTTTCTTCCTTTAGAAGGTATTTTTGATTTTGAAAAAGAAAAACAACGATTGGAAAAAGAGAAAAAACAAATCCAATTGGAAATGGAAAAGTTGGAAAACAAAATCAACAATCCATCGTTCTTAGAAAAAGCAAAACCGGACGTCGTAGAAAAAGAAAGAGAAAAGTATAATACCTGGAAAGAGAAACTAGAAAGTACGGTAAGGGCTTTAGAAAAAATTGGATCATAA
- a CDS encoding thioredoxin family protein, whose amino-acid sequence MAEDFFRTVFMERKFHILFTLLFFGSSFLSLSHCSKQSDIILSQYEESLAIAKDSNRKLIVVFGADWCPDCRALEGIFREPEPKALLTENFLILKVDVGRFDKNLSLNEKLGNPIENGIPALVVIDPTGKILTSTKGGEFSNASKMTKEQVLEYLYRL is encoded by the coding sequence TTGGCGGAAGATTTCTTCCGCACCGTTTTTATGGAACGCAAGTTTCACATTCTTTTCACTCTCCTTTTTTTCGGATCTTCCTTCCTAAGCCTTTCCCATTGTTCCAAACAAAGTGACATAATACTTTCTCAATACGAAGAAAGTCTGGCGATTGCCAAGGACTCAAACCGAAAACTCATCGTGGTTTTTGGTGCTGACTGGTGTCCCGATTGCAGAGCGTTGGAGGGAATTTTTCGGGAACCAGAACCGAAGGCCCTACTCACAGAGAATTTTTTAATCCTAAAAGTGGACGTGGGCCGCTTTGATAAAAACCTAAGTCTAAATGAAAAACTAGGGAACCCGATTGAAAATGGAATCCCTGCTCTCGTTGTCATTGACCCAACAGGAAAAATTCTTACCTCTACCAAAGGAGGAGAATTCTCTAACGCCAGTAAGATGACAAAAGAACAAGTTTTAGAATATTTATATCGCCTTTAG
- a CDS encoding flavin-containing monooxygenase encodes MAFPKVCVIGAGSSGITVIKSLKENGIPFDCYEKGSDVGGNWRYKNDNGLSNIYKSLHINTHRDRMEYRDFPMPKNYPDYPNHEPIQNYFLSYVDHFGLRKHIQFKNGIKKAERTEDGLWKITPEKGPTKYYDALVVANGHHWSERWPDPAFPGKFSGQVIHSHSYVDPKTPVNCEGKNVVVLGMGNSAMDISVELSRPGVAKKVFLSARRGAYVIPNYLFGKPLDKLTEYTPHWVPFFIQQTLAHLLIRFGVGKMEDFGLPKPDHKFGSAHPTISQDLLVRLGRGDIKPKPVITELKGKKIAFADGTEEEADVLIYCTGYNIKFPFFDEDFLSAPNNYIPLYYKMIKPGINNLFFVGLMQPLGAIMPLAECQGKWISQYLTGNYVLPSKEDMEKAIERDQTKMQKRYVSSTRHTIQVDYDSFLYEMKEEMAMGKKRSAKLGNHLPIEARAEFLSEGRHDSSKPSRSSKKKLVRSR; translated from the coding sequence ATGGCATTTCCTAAAGTTTGCGTCATTGGGGCCGGATCTTCCGGTATAACAGTCATTAAATCACTTAAGGAAAATGGAATTCCTTTTGATTGTTACGAAAAAGGAAGTGATGTAGGTGGGAACTGGCGTTACAAAAACGACAATGGTCTCAGTAATATTTACAAATCCCTTCATATCAACACACACCGGGATCGTATGGAATACCGCGACTTTCCGATGCCAAAAAATTACCCAGACTACCCGAATCACGAACCTATTCAAAATTATTTTTTATCTTATGTAGATCACTTTGGACTTCGCAAACACATCCAATTCAAAAATGGAATCAAAAAAGCAGAACGCACTGAAGACGGACTTTGGAAAATCACTCCCGAAAAAGGACCAACCAAATACTATGACGCGTTAGTCGTTGCCAATGGGCATCACTGGAGTGAACGTTGGCCGGATCCTGCCTTCCCTGGGAAATTTTCTGGTCAAGTAATCCATTCACATTCCTATGTTGATCCAAAAACACCTGTTAACTGCGAAGGAAAAAACGTAGTCGTCCTAGGAATGGGAAATAGTGCGATGGATATTTCTGTGGAACTTTCGAGGCCTGGGGTTGCCAAAAAAGTTTTTTTATCGGCAAGACGTGGTGCTTACGTCATTCCCAATTATCTTTTTGGAAAACCTTTAGATAAATTAACCGAATACACACCACATTGGGTTCCTTTTTTTATCCAACAAACACTTGCTCACCTACTCATTCGTTTTGGGGTTGGAAAAATGGAAGACTTTGGTTTGCCAAAACCAGATCATAAATTTGGTTCCGCCCACCCAACCATCTCTCAAGATTTGCTTGTTAGGTTAGGACGAGGGGATATCAAACCAAAGCCAGTCATCACAGAACTCAAAGGGAAAAAAATCGCCTTTGCCGATGGAACCGAAGAAGAAGCAGATGTTCTCATTTATTGTACGGGTTACAATATTAAGTTTCCTTTCTTTGATGAAGATTTTTTATCAGCACCAAATAATTATATTCCTCTTTATTACAAAATGATCAAACCAGGAATTAATAATTTGTTTTTTGTCGGCCTTATGCAACCGTTAGGTGCGATTATGCCACTCGCAGAATGCCAAGGAAAATGGATAAGCCAATATCTTACTGGAAATTATGTATTACCTTCTAAAGAGGATATGGAAAAGGCCATCGAACGCGACCAAACAAAAATGCAAAAAAGGTATGTGAGTAGCACACGCCACACCATCCAAGTGGATTACGATTCATTCCTTTATGAGATGAAAGAAGAAATGGCAATGGGCAAAAAAAGATCGGCAAAACTCGGAAACCATTTGCCAATCGAAGCACGAGCGGAATTCCTTTCGGAAGGACGTCATGATTCTTCTAAACCTTCGAGATCTTCTAAAAAGAAACTGGTTCGCAGCAGATAA
- a CDS encoding M23 family metallopeptidase, with amino-acid sequence MILLNLRDLLKRNWFAADNFYFPFFFTICLSLLGTGCVSKGYSYQGNPLFGWMESSGEVRTTDPFPILKRYPTFQATDFEFPVGGKYAEGYYLAQKFGAENGKFGGRKHLGEDWNAMTGGDSDYAAPVYSFGNGVVSEIADYGGGWGKVVRVVHYHNVGNGKFWYLESVYAHLHTIDVEPGQLVKKTEWIGTIGDAGGNYPAHLHFELRSKIGGLLGGGYALKTDGFLPPTRWLMQYGPKDKSFSEESFQYLIEKGGTL; translated from the coding sequence ATGATTCTTCTAAACCTTCGAGATCTTCTAAAAAGAAACTGGTTCGCAGCAGATAACTTTTATTTTCCTTTCTTTTTCACAATCTGTCTTTCTCTCCTTGGGACAGGTTGTGTTTCTAAAGGTTATTCTTACCAAGGAAACCCTTTGTTCGGTTGGATGGAATCTTCAGGCGAAGTCCGTACCACAGACCCCTTTCCCATATTAAAACGTTATCCTACTTTCCAAGCCACAGACTTTGAATTTCCTGTAGGGGGGAAGTATGCAGAAGGATATTACTTAGCCCAAAAGTTCGGAGCCGAAAATGGAAAGTTTGGTGGTAGAAAACATTTAGGCGAAGATTGGAATGCAATGACGGGAGGTGATAGTGATTATGCGGCTCCTGTTTATTCCTTTGGGAATGGAGTGGTTTCCGAAATTGCCGACTATGGCGGTGGTTGGGGAAAGGTGGTTCGGGTTGTCCATTATCACAATGTAGGAAATGGAAAGTTTTGGTATTTAGAATCAGTTTATGCTCACCTTCATACCATTGACGTTGAACCAGGACAATTGGTAAAAAAAACAGAATGGATTGGAACCATTGGAGATGCTGGTGGCAATTATCCGGCACATCTACATTTCGAACTCCGTTCTAAAATTGGTGGGTTGTTAGGTGGGGGATATGCCCTGAAAACTGATGGTTTTTTGCCACCAACCAGGTGGCTTATGCAGTACGGGCCAAAGGATAAATCCTTTTCTGAAGAGAGTTTTCAGTATCTAATCGAAAAAGGGGGAACTCTCTAA
- a CDS encoding sodium:solute symporter family protein, which yields MFVTLAPIDYLILLVFVGFMVVIGVLLKKSMNQSSDFLLAGRMIPSWITGIAFISANISALELLGMSASGAEYGFLTFHFYYLGAIPGMIFLGIFMMPFYYSSKIRSVPEYLRYRFNRPAHLLNSLITLLSLALGSGIYLYSLSLVFETMFGWNPHLSILFSAAIVLVYTYFGGLSSSIYTEVMQFFLTVLGLFPLVIIGLTRLGGWDGLMQKIPNSHKHMWHGLINGQNELGWDLLSVTVGLGFVLSFSYWTCGFTEVQRAMAAKDYRAARRTPLIGAMFKLFLPFLTVIPGLIALTEFSKEMNGEYNKSFLILLKNFYPSGMLGLGTTALLAAFMAGMSSSITAMNTIFTYDIYQTYIHKNKEDEDYLKIGKRSTMFAIFFAIFASYIAMQFENIMNYIQLLFSFFSAPLISIFLLGMFWRRASGWSAFYGMLLGTGTGLVHFLLYSLEVVYYKSDMVSNFYGAIYSGLVCFVTMVIVSFIEKEDPNKDLKGLIYSDRDQSNPFWDPRILAWGVGLIVLLAGFNIIFA from the coding sequence ATGTTTGTCACCCTCGCTCCCATCGATTATCTGATTCTTTTGGTTTTTGTTGGATTTATGGTTGTGATTGGGGTTCTTCTCAAAAAGTCCATGAACCAATCGAGCGATTTTCTTCTGGCAGGTCGCATGATTCCCAGTTGGATTACGGGAATTGCCTTTATTTCTGCCAATATCTCTGCCCTTGAACTTTTAGGAATGAGCGCCAGTGGTGCCGAATATGGGTTTTTGACTTTCCATTTTTATTATTTAGGGGCGATTCCAGGGATGATTTTTCTCGGGATCTTTATGATGCCTTTTTATTACTCCTCAAAAATCAGAAGTGTTCCTGAATACCTTCGTTACCGTTTCAATCGACCGGCGCATTTGCTGAATTCACTGATCACTTTACTCTCTTTGGCTCTTGGTTCTGGAATTTATCTTTATTCATTGTCTTTGGTTTTTGAAACCATGTTTGGTTGGAACCCTCATCTTTCTATTCTGTTTAGTGCAGCCATTGTTTTGGTTTATACATACTTTGGGGGTTTAAGTTCATCTATTTATACAGAAGTCATGCAATTTTTTTTAACGGTTCTTGGTTTGTTTCCTCTAGTGATTATCGGTTTAACAAGGTTAGGTGGTTGGGATGGGCTTATGCAAAAAATTCCAAATTCACACAAACATATGTGGCATGGGCTTATCAACGGACAGAATGAACTAGGTTGGGATTTGTTAAGTGTTACGGTGGGACTTGGATTTGTATTATCTTTTTCTTATTGGACTTGTGGTTTTACGGAAGTGCAAAGGGCAATGGCTGCAAAAGATTATAGGGCAGCCAGAAGAACTCCACTCATTGGAGCCATGTTCAAATTGTTTTTACCTTTTTTAACCGTAATACCTGGGTTAATTGCACTAACAGAATTTTCTAAAGAAATGAACGGTGAATATAATAAAAGTTTTTTAATATTATTAAAGAACTTTTATCCTTCGGGAATGTTGGGTCTTGGGACTACAGCACTCCTTGCTGCTTTTATGGCTGGTATGTCTAGTTCCATAACTGCAATGAATACTATTTTTACTTATGATATTTATCAAACATACATTCATAAAAATAAAGAAGATGAAGATTATTTAAAGATAGGAAAACGTTCCACCATGTTTGCGATCTTTTTTGCAATTTTTGCATCTTATATTGCCATGCAGTTTGAGAATATTATGAATTATATTCAGTTACTATTTTCCTTTTTTAGTGCTCCGCTCATTTCTATATTTTTGTTAGGAATGTTTTGGCGGAGAGCTTCCGGATGGAGTGCGTTTTACGGGATGTTACTCGGAACGGGAACTGGGCTTGTTCATTTTCTATTATATTCATTAGAAGTAGTATATTACAAATCGGATATGGTTTCTAATTTTTATGGAGCTATTTATTCTGGATTGGTTTGTTTTGTGACAATGGTGATCGTGAGTTTTATCGAGAAGGAAGATCCAAATAAGGACCTTAAAGGTTTGATCTATTCCGATAGAGACCAATCCAATCCCTTTTGGGATCCAAGAATTTTAGCCTGGGGTGTTGGACTGATTGTCCTCCTTGCTGGTTTTAATATCATTTTTGCATAA